The following are encoded together in the Periplaneta americana isolate PAMFEO1 chromosome 5, P.americana_PAMFEO1_priV1, whole genome shotgun sequence genome:
- the LOC138700445 gene encoding uncharacterized protein: protein MQTKVGDFKASTLRVKSFTVFGYIGQESTETARKISSSSTSNPSEVKQNTIMDDEIQETVESILGKGVKVVDCEKKSCVREEEILLVNGCPIALEGEDGAAIRDALLHGTVPHCDLLNQILIRAGILRAPVRLETSLSVKSSVVTREEVTVARGGQVVDERSRETKEDNYYTSHTSEVWEPVTVVAGSTSKTAQAQQHSSTAFPNSSSSSSEASSRPTSDASTSTTESSNQYFIPLTPNHTPANGSSASSVGEYGAPQQYYTPTAMRGGAASSSSVDSEDQTDFAKGSPYRNLRNGMQKVNIGGVENGSAVCSNGGLHDHQKCVNGQPPGVGVQATTSAPTIFGTVASDQTPKDGSSCRRVSTLFCFVTLLSY, encoded by the exons ATGCAAACCAAAGTAGGTGATTTTAAAGCGTCCACACTTCGTGTTAAAAGCTTCACAGTTTTCG GATACATCGGTCAAGAATCTACGGAAACAGCGAGGAAGATTAGTTCTTCCTCTACTTCAAACCCCTCTGAAGTAAAACAGAACACCATCATGGACGACGAGATACAAGAAACAGTTGAATCTATTTTGGGCAAAGGCGTAAAAGTGGTTGATTGCGAAAAGAAGTCATGTGTTCGCGAAGAAGAAATACTTCTGGTGAACGGATGTCCTATTGCCTTAGAGGGAGAAGACGGTGCAGCAATCCGTGATGCTTTGCTGCATGGCACGGTGCCACATTGTGACCTCTTGAACCAAATCTTGATCAGGGCTGGAATACTTCGAGCACCAGTTCGGTTAGAAACGAGTCTCAGTGTCAAATCTTCAGTTGTTACACGTGAGGAAGTGACTGTTGCCAGAGGTGGTCAAGTTGTAGATGAGAGGTCAAGAGAAACCAAAGAAGATAACTATTACACGAGTCATACCAGCGAGGTTTGGGAACCAGTGACTGTTGTCGCTGGAAGTACTTCCAAAACTGCACAAGCTCAACAACATTCCTCAACAGCTTTCCCAAATTCATCGTCTTCCTCGTCGGAGGCGAGCAGTAGACCAACTAGCGACGCTTCTACTTCGACTACAGAGTCTAGCAATCAGTATTTCATTCCACTAACCCCAAACCACACGCCTGCAAATGGTTCATCGGCATCGTCTGTTGGGGAGTATGGAGCTCCACAACAGTACTATACCCCCACGGCTATGCGTGGTGGTGCTGCTTCTAGTTCTTCTGTTGATTCAGAAGATCAGACGGACTTCGCGAAGGGTTCTCCTTACCGAAACTTGCGGAATGGGATGCAAAAAGTGAATATCGGTGGTGTTGAGAATGGAAGTGCCGTATGTTCTAATGGAGGACTTCACGATCACCAGAAATGTGTCAACGGGCAGCCGCCAGGAGTGGGAGTTCAGGCAACAACTTCAGCT